The following are from one region of the Polyangiaceae bacterium genome:
- a CDS encoding DEAD/DEAH box helicase — MLTSSEVSLENSVPVEPRPCLRLFAERLSFEDENGRWGERLSAVISLRFQYGRHRVRVAHLDDDLEPSPSVTRHLAAEARAQQLLERFGAVEIECVDGCVAAHDSEADYLVNIDDNVHAVCSFSAHAVRELTELGFSVEIDEAYPYRVVEAGADWYAKVAEVEEETDWFSLELGVEVNGRRVDLLPALVELVDESPDGSSLASLARHAARYRALPVGDGYFVAIPWQRLRRVLSVLSDLYTEARRDDLRFHAARAGALGELDEAMKEQGFVLSWDGGQDLVERGAALCSAPCWTPPPAALRAELRPYQHEGLSWMAHLRDHDAAGVLADDMGLGKTLQTIALFASEKEARRMDLPSLIVMPTSLTGNWRRELKKFAPHLRVVELHGKKRHAAYADLPRAEIAITSYPVLVRDRQAFLEQPFHYLVLDEAQAIKNPRSQAARAIRELSARHRLCLTGTPVENNLEELWSLFDFLMPGLLGSANQFRSSFRLPIERDGNDERLAALQQRVAPYILRRLKESVAKELPPKTELVRSVELSGEQRDLYESIRVAAHGEVRQAIRKKGFAASSITILDALTKLRQVCCDPRLVKVDAAREVTGSAKRELFFELLERQLAEGRKVLVFSQFARMLAILSEGLAERGVAHVTLTGASQDRQSLVDRFQGGEVDVFLISLKAGGTGLNLTRADTVIHYDPWWNAAAQMQATDRAYRIGQTAPVFVHNLVVAGSVEERMLGLQRKKRHLAESLLSGGPSVALSQGDLDDLFAPLSDDDG; from the coding sequence GTGCTGACGAGCTCCGAGGTGTCCCTAGAGAATTCCGTGCCGGTCGAGCCTCGACCGTGCCTTCGGCTGTTTGCCGAACGTCTCTCCTTCGAGGACGAAAACGGTCGATGGGGCGAGCGTCTGTCGGCCGTCATCTCCCTCAGGTTCCAGTACGGCAGACACCGCGTGCGGGTGGCGCACCTGGACGACGACCTCGAACCGTCGCCCTCGGTGACGCGCCACCTTGCCGCGGAGGCTCGCGCTCAGCAGCTCCTCGAGCGCTTCGGCGCGGTGGAGATCGAATGCGTGGACGGCTGCGTTGCCGCCCACGACTCCGAGGCCGACTACCTGGTGAACATCGACGACAACGTCCACGCCGTGTGCTCGTTCTCGGCGCACGCCGTCCGCGAGCTCACGGAGCTGGGATTCTCCGTCGAAATCGACGAAGCGTACCCCTACCGCGTGGTGGAAGCCGGTGCGGACTGGTACGCGAAGGTGGCGGAGGTCGAGGAAGAGACGGACTGGTTCTCCTTGGAGCTCGGCGTCGAGGTCAACGGTCGTCGAGTGGATCTGCTCCCGGCACTGGTGGAGCTGGTGGACGAGAGCCCGGACGGAAGCTCGCTGGCGTCCCTCGCGCGACACGCGGCGCGCTATCGCGCGCTGCCGGTGGGCGACGGCTACTTCGTCGCCATCCCCTGGCAGCGCTTGCGGCGAGTCCTATCGGTCCTCTCGGATCTGTACACGGAAGCTCGGCGAGACGATCTGCGATTTCACGCGGCTCGCGCCGGCGCCCTCGGCGAGCTGGACGAAGCCATGAAGGAGCAGGGCTTCGTGCTCAGCTGGGATGGCGGGCAGGACCTCGTGGAACGCGGCGCGGCGCTGTGCAGCGCCCCTTGCTGGACTCCGCCCCCGGCCGCCCTGCGTGCGGAGCTGCGACCGTATCAGCACGAGGGGCTGTCCTGGATGGCGCACCTGCGCGATCACGACGCCGCGGGCGTGCTGGCGGACGACATGGGCCTCGGCAAGACGCTGCAGACCATCGCGCTCTTCGCCAGCGAGAAAGAGGCGCGCCGGATGGACCTGCCGAGCCTCATCGTGATGCCCACGAGCCTGACCGGCAACTGGCGGCGAGAGCTCAAGAAGTTCGCGCCGCACCTGCGGGTGGTGGAGCTCCACGGCAAGAAACGCCACGCCGCCTACGCCGACCTGCCGCGAGCGGAGATCGCCATCACCAGCTATCCGGTGCTGGTTCGAGATCGACAAGCCTTTCTGGAGCAGCCGTTCCACTACCTGGTGCTCGACGAGGCGCAGGCCATCAAGAACCCGCGCAGCCAGGCCGCGCGCGCTATCCGTGAGCTATCCGCGCGCCACCGCCTGTGCCTCACCGGAACTCCGGTGGAGAACAACCTCGAAGAGCTGTGGTCGCTGTTCGACTTCTTGATGCCAGGGCTGCTCGGGAGCGCGAATCAGTTCCGCTCCAGCTTTCGTCTGCCCATCGAGCGGGACGGCAACGACGAACGGCTCGCGGCGCTCCAGCAGCGCGTGGCTCCGTACATCCTTCGGCGCCTGAAGGAGTCCGTCGCCAAGGAGCTGCCGCCCAAGACGGAGCTCGTGCGCTCCGTGGAGCTCAGCGGTGAGCAGCGCGATCTGTACGAGAGCATTCGCGTGGCCGCCCACGGCGAGGTCCGGCAGGCGATCCGCAAGAAGGGGTTTGCCGCTTCGAGCATCACGATCTTGGACGCGCTCACCAAGCTGCGGCAGGTTTGCTGCGATCCGCGGTTGGTGAAGGTAGATGCCGCGAGAGAGGTCACCGGCTCTGCCAAGCGGGAGCTGTTCTTCGAGCTCCTCGAGCGCCAGCTGGCGGAGGGTCGGAAGGTCCTGGTCTTTTCCCAGTTCGCCCGCATGCTCGCGATCCTGAGCGAAGGGCTCGCGGAGCGTGGCGTCGCCCACGTGACGCTCACCGGCGCTTCCCAAGATCGTCAATCGCTCGTGGACCGCTTCCAGGGCGGGGAAGTGGACGTGTTCCTGATCAGCCTGAAGGCCGGGGGGACGGGGCTGAACCTGACCCGTGCCGACACCGTCATCCACTACGATCCGTGGTGGAACGCCGCAGCCCAGATGCAGGCCACGGACCGCGCCTATCGCATCGGGCAAACGGCGCCGGTGTTCGTGCACAACCTGGTGGTCGCGGGCAGCGTGGAGGAGCGCATGCTCGGACTGCAGCGCAAGAAGCGACATCTGGCGGAGTCGCTGCTCAGCGGCGGCCCCAGCGTGGCACTTTCGCAGGGGGATCTGGACGACCTGTTCGCGCCGCTCTCCGACGACGACGGTTGA
- a CDS encoding phosphorylase encodes MTLWESAAARTAAATAAGALSPIQTRVEELWDGGMRFCIREVKALAHKPPAPSAADPFLPYDPALFVADVGPRHVVLLNKYPVLPDHLLIVTRQFEEQTAPLTEDDFEVVADALAPAPALAFYNSGRLAGASQRHKHLQLVRLPLLPGAAEASFEALLSSASEVPFRQAHRNVAGRHLAPLYREMLEELDSPEAYNLLLTERTMMLVPRVAERFEGISVNALGFAGALLVKDEVQRDRLLQHGPMAALIATAGPA; translated from the coding sequence ATGACACTGTGGGAGTCGGCGGCGGCGCGCACGGCGGCGGCAACCGCGGCGGGCGCCCTTTCCCCCATCCAGACCCGAGTGGAGGAGCTCTGGGACGGTGGCATGCGCTTCTGCATCCGCGAGGTGAAGGCTTTGGCGCACAAGCCCCCGGCGCCGTCGGCTGCGGATCCCTTCTTGCCCTACGATCCGGCGTTGTTCGTGGCGGATGTGGGGCCGCGTCACGTGGTGCTGCTCAACAAGTACCCGGTGCTGCCGGACCACCTGCTCATCGTCACCCGCCAGTTCGAAGAACAGACCGCGCCGCTCACCGAAGACGACTTCGAGGTCGTCGCCGACGCGCTGGCCCCGGCCCCGGCGCTGGCGTTCTACAACTCCGGACGCCTCGCCGGAGCCAGCCAGCGCCACAAGCACCTGCAACTGGTCCGCTTGCCACTGCTGCCGGGGGCGGCGGAGGCGTCCTTCGAGGCGCTGCTCTCGTCGGCGTCCGAAGTCCCATTTCGACAGGCGCATCGCAATGTGGCCGGGAGGCATCTCGCGCCGCTGTACCGTGAGATGCTCGAGGAGCTGGACAGTCCGGAGGCGTACAACCTGCTCCTCACCGAGCGCACCATGATGCTCGTGCCACGCGTGGCGGAGCGCTTCGAAGGGATTTCCGTCAACGCTCTGGGGTTTGCGGGCGCCCTGTTGGTGAAAGACGAAGTGCAGCGAGACCGGCTCCTTCAGCACGGACCCATGGCCGCTCTGATCGCTACCGCGGGACCGGCTTGA